One Lactobacillus crispatus DNA segment encodes these proteins:
- a CDS encoding ComE operon protein 2, with amino-acid sequence MHDRIPWKQYFMMQALVIAQRSTCNRALVGSVLVKDNRIIGTGYNGSVSGQPHCDDVGHQMVDGHCVRTIHSEMNAIIQCAKFGVSTENTEIYVTHFPCYNCCKSLLQAGVKKINYYFDYRDNPLAMQLLHDSEVPYEQIKINRKYVESLAHKLEEDEN; translated from the coding sequence ATGCACGATCGAATTCCTTGGAAACAATATTTTATGATGCAGGCGCTAGTAATTGCGCAACGCTCTACTTGTAATCGCGCATTAGTTGGTAGTGTCTTAGTAAAAGATAATCGGATTATTGGCACTGGTTATAATGGTTCCGTTTCAGGACAACCGCATTGTGACGATGTGGGTCATCAAATGGTTGATGGTCACTGCGTTAGAACTATTCATTCAGAAATGAATGCGATCATTCAGTGTGCTAAGTTTGGTGTTTCTACAGAAAATACTGAGATTTATGTGACACATTTTCCTTGCTATAATTGCTGCAAATCCTTGTTGCAGGCAGGCGTGAAAAAAATTAACTATTATTTTGACTATCGCGATAATCCATTGGCGATGCAACTACTTCATGATAGCGAGGTGCCTTATGAACAGATTAAGATTAATCGCAAATACGTGGAAAGCTTGGCCCATAAACTTGAAGAAGACGAGAATTAA
- a CDS encoding Veg family protein: MPTSIITIKHKLDSHLGDALTVVAQAGRKKVTKRRGILRETFPAVFVVDLDQHQNNFKHVSYSYTDLLTKNIALEFDDEAEEAEA, from the coding sequence GTGCCAACATCAATTATCACAATTAAACATAAGTTGGATTCTCACTTAGGTGATGCTTTAACAGTAGTAGCTCAAGCGGGTCGTAAGAAAGTTACTAAGAGACGGGGGATTCTAAGAGAGACTTTCCCTGCAGTGTTTGTGGTTGATTTAGACCAACATCAAAATAATTTTAAACATGTTTCTTACAGTTATACCGATTTACTAACTAAGAATATTGCATTAGAGTTTGATGATGAAGCTGAAGAGGCTGAAGCTTAA
- the rsmA gene encoding 16S rRNA (adenine(1518)-N(6)/adenine(1519)-N(6))-dimethyltransferase RsmA — MTNNIPIGSPVRTQAIVNRYFVKAKKNLGQNFLVDQTAILGIVEAAGIKKDDQVIEIGPGIGSLTEQLLLAGAKIFAYEVDDSLPTILQNELPKKIDDQPLASRFKILLKDVLKANFKEDIGDFFDFTKPIKVVANLPYYITTPIIFALAESDLHFTSLTLMMQKEVAERLEAQSGSKDYGPLTISVQTEMKVKLALQVGRNSFMPRPKVDSSVVVLTPLKEKPAIEDRKHFIWVVKMCFSQRRKTLNNNLKSLLPDKTKRDELITELGVEPRIRPEDLTIEQFIKIAKFIPAK, encoded by the coding sequence ATGACAAATAATATTCCAATTGGCTCTCCAGTTAGAACACAAGCAATTGTTAACCGTTACTTTGTCAAAGCTAAAAAGAACTTAGGGCAAAATTTCTTAGTTGATCAGACTGCTATTTTAGGTATTGTTGAAGCTGCTGGGATAAAAAAAGATGATCAAGTCATTGAAATTGGACCAGGTATTGGCTCTTTGACTGAGCAACTACTGTTGGCAGGCGCTAAAATTTTTGCTTATGAAGTTGATGATAGCTTACCTACGATTTTACAGAATGAACTGCCTAAGAAAATTGATGATCAGCCTTTGGCTAGTCGCTTTAAGATTTTGCTTAAGGATGTATTAAAGGCTAATTTTAAAGAAGATATTGGTGACTTTTTTGACTTCACTAAACCGATCAAAGTTGTAGCCAATTTACCATACTACATTACGACACCGATTATTTTTGCTTTAGCTGAATCTGACTTGCACTTTACTTCGCTGACCTTGATGATGCAAAAAGAAGTGGCAGAGCGATTAGAAGCTCAATCAGGTAGCAAGGATTATGGCCCATTAACGATTTCTGTTCAAACAGAAATGAAAGTTAAGCTTGCTTTACAAGTGGGGCGTAATTCCTTTATGCCACGACCTAAAGTTGATTCTAGTGTAGTTGTTTTGACTCCGCTAAAAGAAAAGCCTGCTATTGAAGATCGCAAGCACTTTATTTGGGTTGTGAAAATGTGCTTTTCACAAAGAAGAAAGACACTGAACAATAACTTAAAGTCATTATTGCCAGATAAAACCAAACGAGATGAATTGATTACAGAATTAGGTGTAGAACCACGAATTCGGCCTGAAGACCTAACAATTGAACAATTCATTAAGATTGCTAAATTTATTCCTGCAAAGTAA
- the trpS gene encoding tryptophan--tRNA ligase: MAKEILLTGDRPTGKLHIGHYIGSLKNRVKLQNSGKYDPYIMIADTQALTDNARNPEKIRNSLIQVALDYLAVGIDPAKSTIYVQSQIPALFELTAYYMDLVTVARLERNPTVKTEIKQKDFKDSIPIGFLNYPVSQAADITAFKATVIPVGDDQEPMLEQTREIVRTFNRVYNCDVLVEPKGYFPPKGQGRLPGLDGNAKMSKSLGNAIYLADDAKTVQKKVMSMYTDPNHIHVEDPGRVEGNTVFTYLDVFDPDKDKVAELKAEYQKGGLGDVKIKRYLNKVLEAELAPIRERREKFAQDEDAVYEMLLEGSKKANKVANATLEQVRDAIGLNYFKNR, encoded by the coding sequence ATGGCGAAAGAAATTTTATTAACTGGTGACCGTCCTACTGGTAAGCTGCACATTGGTCACTATATCGGTTCATTAAAGAATAGAGTAAAATTACAAAATTCAGGTAAATATGATCCATATATTATGATTGCGGATACACAGGCTTTGACCGACAATGCTCGTAATCCGGAAAAAATTCGCAATAGTTTGATCCAAGTAGCTTTAGATTACTTAGCTGTTGGTATTGATCCAGCTAAATCAACTATTTATGTTCAATCACAAATTCCTGCTCTATTTGAATTGACTGCTTACTACATGGATTTAGTAACTGTGGCTCGGCTTGAAAGAAATCCAACTGTTAAGACAGAAATTAAGCAAAAAGATTTCAAAGACTCTATTCCAATTGGCTTTTTAAACTATCCAGTTTCTCAAGCTGCTGATATCACCGCTTTTAAAGCAACCGTTATTCCTGTTGGAGATGACCAGGAACCAATGTTGGAACAAACACGTGAAATCGTTAGGACTTTTAACCGTGTTTATAATTGTGATGTTTTGGTTGAACCTAAAGGTTATTTCCCACCTAAAGGTCAAGGACGTTTGCCAGGACTTGATGGTAATGCGAAGATGTCGAAGTCACTTGGCAATGCGATTTATCTTGCTGATGATGCAAAGACAGTTCAAAAGAAAGTTATGTCAATGTACACGGATCCTAACCATATTCACGTTGAAGACCCTGGTAGGGTTGAAGGTAACACTGTCTTTACATATCTTGATGTCTTCGATCCAGATAAGGACAAGGTGGCAGAACTTAAGGCAGAATACCAAAAGGGTGGCTTAGGTGACGTTAAGATTAAGCGTTACTTAAACAAGGTCCTTGAAGCAGAGCTTGCACCAATTCGTGAACGTCGCGAAAAGTTTGCTCAAGATGAAGATGCGGTTTATGAAATGCTTCTGGAAGGTTCAAAAAAGGCTAATAAAGTGGCTAATGCAACACTTGAACAAGTCCGTGACGCAATTGGTTTGAACTATTTCAAGAATAGATAA
- a CDS encoding TPM domain-containing protein, producing MGLVTVFLITTGFVQPNIEDHAHILDKETRTLVTEKNNRYFQTKEQPQIVVITVKRLNKLTPKMLDHSKRTVFIVVGQKGKKRNVQIYSTKDLHSAFTEVARGNILRAEVDKLRSQNNATFNKGIRFVFRACATRVDQQYQYALDKYDLTQAEQNKVARPHSVALPIALALAFLITGITYFLRRFSHRDPISKK from the coding sequence ATGGGACTAGTAACTGTATTTTTAATAACGACAGGATTTGTCCAGCCAAATATTGAAGATCATGCTCATATTTTAGATAAAGAAACTCGCACTTTGGTTACGGAAAAAAATAATCGCTATTTTCAGACTAAAGAACAACCGCAAATTGTCGTTATAACGGTTAAAAGGCTGAATAAGTTAACACCTAAGATGCTAGATCATTCTAAGCGAACGGTCTTTATTGTGGTAGGACAGAAAGGTAAAAAGCGTAATGTGCAAATTTATTCAACTAAAGATTTGCATAGTGCCTTCACCGAGGTCGCTCGGGGCAATATCTTGCGTGCTGAAGTAGATAAATTGCGTAGTCAAAATAATGCAACTTTTAACAAGGGAATTCGCTTCGTCTTTCGGGCATGTGCGACTAGAGTTGATCAACAATATCAATATGCACTTGATAAATATGATTTGACGCAAGCAGAACAAAATAAAGTCGCGCGTCCACATAGTGTAGCTTTACCAATCGCACTGGCACTGGCATTTTTAATTACGGGAATTACTTATTTCTTGCGTAGATTTAGTCATCGTGATCCAATTTCTAAGAAATAG
- the metG gene encoding methionine--tRNA ligase: MADKDTFYITTPIYYPSGRLTIGNAYTTIAADTMARYKRSQGYDTFFLTGTDEHGLKIEQKAEAQGIKPQEFVDKMAASYKKLWKSLNISYDKFIRTTDEQHVQAVQKIFEKLLKKGDIYLGEYTGWYSVEDEEYFTESQLAEVYKDDDGNVIGGKAPSGHEVRLVKEPSYFFKMSKYADRLVEYYKEHPDFILPHSREKEMLNNFIKPGLEDLSVTRTTVNWGIPVPSDPKHVVYVWIDALSNYITALGYGSDDDSLFKKYWPADVHLVGKEIVRFHTIYWPIMLMALDLPLPKHIIGHGWVLMKNGKMSKSKGNAVYPESLTSRYGVDPLRYYLMRALPFGDDGIFTPEDFVERINYDLANDLGNLLNRTVSMINQYQAGHVDAVPVAQAEFGKDLQDTAASVINDYRENMNSLHFSKALDNIWKLVSRANKYIDETTPWALNKEGKKEELSKVMSNLAESLHLIAIMIEPVMTETAPIMFKQLGLNWDNEDAKHLAFGDFDWDVKVIEKPQPIFPRLKMDEEVKYIKDEMAKAKPKKTTRSEQKKGDEITIDDFDKVKIQVGQILSVEPVKGSSKLLMFKLDFGNGKETQILSGIRKFYPDASELLDKKVLAVTNLKPRKMLGHLSEGMLLSSEKHGKIKLALVGDEHAVGAELG, translated from the coding sequence ATGGCTGATAAAGATACTTTTTATATTACAACCCCAATTTATTATCCATCTGGTCGTTTAACGATCGGAAATGCTTATACTACTATCGCAGCTGATACAATGGCTCGCTATAAGCGTAGTCAAGGCTATGATACTTTCTTTTTAACTGGTACTGATGAACATGGCTTGAAGATCGAACAAAAGGCTGAAGCACAAGGAATCAAGCCACAAGAGTTTGTTGATAAGATGGCTGCTTCTTACAAAAAATTATGGAAGAGCCTTAACATTTCTTATGACAAGTTTATTAGAACTACTGATGAACAACATGTTCAAGCTGTCCAAAAGATTTTTGAAAAGCTGTTAAAGAAAGGCGACATTTATTTAGGCGAATATACTGGTTGGTATTCAGTTGAAGATGAAGAATATTTCACTGAATCACAATTAGCTGAAGTCTATAAAGATGATGATGGTAATGTGATCGGCGGTAAGGCACCTAGTGGTCATGAAGTACGCCTAGTTAAAGAACCATCTTATTTCTTCAAGATGAGTAAGTACGCAGACCGCTTAGTAGAATACTACAAGGAACATCCTGACTTCATTTTGCCTCATTCACGTGAAAAGGAAATGCTTAATAACTTCATTAAGCCAGGTTTGGAAGATTTATCAGTTACCCGGACTACTGTTAACTGGGGAATTCCTGTTCCAAGTGATCCTAAACACGTGGTTTACGTTTGGATCGATGCACTTTCAAACTATATTACCGCTTTGGGCTATGGCTCAGATGATGATTCATTGTTTAAGAAATATTGGCCAGCAGATGTTCATTTGGTAGGTAAGGAAATCGTTCGTTTCCACACTATTTATTGGCCAATTATGTTAATGGCTCTTGATTTGCCACTTCCTAAGCACATTATCGGCCATGGTTGGGTATTAATGAAAAATGGCAAGATGTCTAAGTCAAAGGGGAATGCTGTTTATCCAGAATCATTGACTAGTCGTTATGGTGTTGATCCACTTCGCTATTACTTGATGCGTGCTCTTCCATTTGGCGATGACGGTATTTTTACACCAGAAGACTTTGTTGAAAGAATTAATTATGACTTGGCCAACGATTTGGGTAACTTACTTAACAGAACCGTGTCAATGATTAATCAATATCAAGCTGGTCATGTTGATGCAGTTCCTGTTGCTCAAGCTGAATTTGGCAAAGACTTGCAAGATACAGCTGCTAGTGTCATTAATGATTACAGAGAAAATATGAATTCACTTCACTTCTCTAAGGCATTAGACAATATTTGGAAGTTGGTTTCTCGTGCTAACAAGTATATTGATGAAACTACTCCATGGGCTTTGAACAAAGAAGGTAAAAAGGAAGAACTTAGCAAGGTCATGAGCAACTTGGCTGAAAGCTTGCATTTAATTGCTATTATGATTGAACCAGTAATGACCGAAACTGCACCAATTATGTTCAAGCAACTTGGTTTAAATTGGGACAATGAAGACGCTAAGCATTTGGCCTTTGGTGACTTTGATTGGGATGTTAAAGTAATTGAAAAACCACAACCAATTTTCCCAAGACTTAAGATGGACGAAGAAGTTAAGTACATCAAGGATGAAATGGCTAAAGCTAAGCCAAAGAAGACCACTAGAAGTGAACAAAAGAAGGGTGACGAAATCACCATTGACGATTTTGACAAGGTTAAGATCCAAGTAGGCCAAATTTTGTCAGTTGAACCAGTTAAAGGCTCAAGCAAGTTGCTCATGTTCAAGCTGGACTTTGGTAATGGCAAGGAAACCCAAATTTTGAGTGGTATCCGCAAGTTTTATCCAGATGCAAGTGAGCTATTAGACAAAAAGGTTTTAGCTGTTACTAACTTAAAGCCACGTAAGATGCTGGGTCACCTTAGTGAAGGGATGCTCTTATCAAGTGAAAAGCATGGCAAAATTAAGTTAGCTCTTGTTGGTGATGAACATGCAGTTGGGGCTGAACTCGGCTAA
- the rnmV gene encoding ribonuclease M5, whose amino-acid sequence MGLNKKNFDAVIVVEGKDDTIRLKQFFPGIETIETNGSAVSDEVLKQIQKLSESRQIIVFTDPDFNGERIRRIVTKAVPDAKQAFITRKEGEPHKKGSLGVEHASKEALEHALSDLHEVEPQKSDLTPAIYRQLGLAGGSGSRKLREQVGIKLRVGYGNSKQFYNRLHTFGVSLAELKAAVKEVENDK is encoded by the coding sequence ATGGGCTTAAATAAAAAGAATTTTGATGCGGTAATCGTTGTTGAGGGGAAAGACGATACCATCCGTTTAAAACAATTTTTCCCAGGAATCGAGACAATTGAGACTAATGGATCAGCCGTTTCAGATGAAGTATTGAAGCAAATCCAAAAATTAAGTGAGAGTCGGCAAATTATTGTCTTTACTGATCCTGACTTTAATGGCGAAAGAATCCGGCGCATTGTAACTAAAGCTGTTCCTGATGCAAAGCAAGCTTTTATTACCCGTAAGGAAGGCGAACCTCATAAAAAGGGGAGTCTAGGTGTAGAACATGCTTCAAAAGAAGCACTTGAGCATGCACTAAGTGATTTGCATGAGGTTGAACCGCAAAAAAGTGATTTAACTCCAGCAATTTATCGGCAATTAGGTTTAGCTGGTGGTAGCGGCTCACGAAAATTACGTGAACAAGTAGGCATTAAATTACGAGTTGGCTATGGCAATTCCAAGCAGTTTTATAATCGCTTGCATACTTTTGGCGTTTCATTAGCTGAATTAAAGGCAGCTGTCAAGGAGGTAGAAAATGACAAATAA
- a CDS encoding TatD family hydrolase has protein sequence MEIIDNHTHLNDEPFRGKEQYYLERAKALDVTKVICAGQDPDFNQRAVDLAQKFDNVYAMVGYCPDVAKDYDQQAEDKLIEQLKQPKVVAMGEIGLDYYWDESPRDVQRNVFARQIEVAHDLKMPVDIHTRDAFGDCYNILKNSNLEYGAVLHSFNGGVDWLNKFLDLNVYFSYSGVVSFTKATEVHESAKAAPLDRILVETDAPYLTPKPYRGHQNETGYVRYVAEAIAKLKDIPLEKAADATYKNTVRVYGLK, from the coding sequence ATGGAGATCATTGATAATCATACTCATTTGAATGACGAGCCGTTTCGCGGCAAGGAACAATATTATTTAGAACGAGCAAAAGCACTTGATGTAACCAAGGTTATTTGTGCGGGGCAAGATCCTGACTTTAATCAAAGAGCGGTTGACTTAGCACAAAAGTTTGATAATGTCTATGCGATGGTCGGTTACTGTCCCGATGTGGCTAAAGACTATGATCAACAGGCTGAAGATAAACTAATTGAACAATTGAAGCAGCCTAAGGTAGTTGCAATGGGCGAAATCGGGCTAGATTATTATTGGGATGAATCGCCGCGCGACGTACAGCGCAATGTTTTTGCGCGGCAAATTGAAGTAGCACATGACTTGAAGATGCCGGTTGATATCCATACTAGGGATGCATTTGGAGATTGTTATAACATCTTGAAAAATAGCAATCTGGAATATGGTGCTGTTTTGCATAGTTTTAACGGTGGTGTTGACTGGTTAAATAAGTTTTTGGATTTGAATGTTTACTTTTCATATTCAGGTGTTGTTTCTTTCACTAAGGCTACGGAAGTACACGAGAGTGCAAAAGCTGCGCCACTTGACCGAATTTTAGTTGAAACCGACGCGCCATATTTAACGCCTAAGCCATATCGTGGTCATCAAAATGAAACTGGCTACGTACGTTATGTGGCAGAAGCAATTGCTAAGTTGAAGGATATTCCACTAGAGAAAGCGGCGGATGCTACTTATAAGAACACAGTGAGAGTTTATGGGCTTAAATAA
- the mgtA gene encoding magnesium-translocating P-type ATPase, translated as MLKAASKKRSNIDIQSIQRIARESRSETLARLQASAEGLSTNKAEENRKEYGQNEIITNTNASKWRLLWESVATPFTVVLLVLTLLTLFTSYILIPQGNSDSITIIVMVIMLIVSVLVNFIQKIKIARVTDQLLNRVSVTTNIRRDGHNVELPTDEVVIGDVINLSAGDMIPADMKLLTSKDLFCSSSYLDGDPEPAEKVANVIIKPSMSNDYLNYPNILYEGTTIVSGSGTGIVFAIGNHTVFGKEVQAISRKKVKTTLFDREMKQLAKILIVATAIIIPLLFVINGLTKGDWGESLIFALAAAVGLTPEVLPIIVNSNLTKGALEMSKSGAVVKQMNAIQNLGSTDVFCIDKTGTLTQNQVVLERHYDLDMQETPQILKFSYLNAYYQTGVKDLIDKAVIDAAGDELDVNEIQRDYNKIDEIPFDYTRKRMSVVVVDNDEHHGQHLLVTKGAAEGMLAISNKVELNGKVEDLTSEWKERILNQINELNDDGLRVLLVGYKLNPAPVGEFSAKDEHDLTIIGYLAYLDPPKETTKEALEDLKNDNVDVKIFTGDNEAVTRAIALQVGLNVDTVYDGKQIDEASPEELKEIVEKCDIFVHLTPELRVKIINALKTNGHTVGYMGDGNKDALAMKVADVTVTSNSSVDITKESADIVFEQKDLQLLEEMIMVGRKVFSNTMKYIKTFLVTNMGSIIAMAVSSLLLPFLPLLPLQVLILNLLFSLSCLVIPFDSVSENYVKKPQKWSIRMWPKFVLNFGPIPAIVDFIAMALMFYVICPYLVGSNYHHWVFISLFYSGIFVESLWTRVMIIHTLRDERFPFLKQHATPIVFLVTFGLAILGTMLPSSSIAPSLGLTQLPFSYWAVVLLLEVIYILLTTLVKHLYLRKEKF; from the coding sequence ATGTTAAAAGCAGCTAGCAAGAAGCGATCGAATATTGATATTCAGAGTATTCAACGTATTGCGCGTGAGTCACGTAGCGAGACGCTGGCGCGTTTACAGGCGAGTGCTGAAGGGCTTTCGACTAATAAGGCTGAAGAAAACCGTAAAGAATATGGTCAAAACGAGATTATCACTAATACCAATGCTTCTAAATGGCGTTTGCTTTGGGAATCGGTTGCGACACCATTTACGGTAGTGTTATTAGTATTAACTTTGCTAACGCTTTTTACCAGTTATATTTTGATACCACAAGGCAATAGTGACTCAATCACAATTATTGTGATGGTTATTATGTTAATTGTGTCAGTGCTGGTTAATTTTATTCAAAAGATTAAGATTGCTAGAGTAACAGATCAGTTGCTCAATCGGGTATCGGTTACTACGAATATTCGGCGTGATGGACACAATGTCGAGCTACCCACAGATGAAGTAGTGATTGGGGATGTAATTAATTTATCGGCCGGCGACATGATTCCAGCGGATATGAAATTGCTAACTAGCAAGGACCTCTTTTGTTCATCAAGTTACTTAGATGGTGACCCTGAACCAGCTGAAAAAGTAGCGAATGTAATAATTAAGCCGAGCATGAGCAATGATTATTTAAACTATCCTAACATCTTGTATGAAGGGACGACGATTGTGTCTGGCTCTGGAACCGGAATTGTTTTTGCTATCGGTAATCACACCGTTTTTGGTAAAGAAGTCCAAGCCATTTCACGTAAAAAAGTAAAAACTACATTGTTTGATCGTGAAATGAAACAACTAGCTAAGATCTTGATTGTCGCTACTGCAATTATCATCCCACTACTGTTTGTCATTAATGGCTTGACTAAAGGCGATTGGGGAGAAAGCTTAATTTTTGCTTTAGCTGCGGCTGTTGGCCTGACACCAGAGGTGCTGCCGATTATTGTTAACTCTAATTTGACTAAAGGCGCACTGGAAATGTCAAAAAGTGGTGCTGTAGTTAAGCAGATGAATGCAATTCAGAATTTAGGTTCTACCGATGTTTTTTGTATTGATAAAACAGGCACCTTAACGCAAAACCAAGTTGTGTTAGAGCGCCACTACGATTTAGATATGCAAGAAACGCCACAGATTCTGAAATTTTCATATCTGAATGCTTACTATCAAACTGGGGTCAAAGATTTAATTGACAAGGCAGTAATTGATGCCGCTGGTGATGAATTAGACGTAAATGAAATTCAACGTGACTACAACAAAATTGATGAAATTCCATTCGACTACACTAGAAAAAGAATGAGCGTTGTGGTCGTTGATAATGATGAACACCATGGACAGCACTTATTAGTAACTAAAGGCGCAGCAGAAGGGATGCTGGCTATTTCTAATAAGGTTGAACTCAACGGCAAAGTTGAAGATTTAACTTCTGAATGGAAAGAAAGAATTTTAAATCAGATCAATGAATTAAATGATGATGGCTTGCGAGTCCTGCTTGTCGGCTATAAGCTTAATCCTGCTCCAGTAGGTGAGTTTTCTGCCAAAGATGAGCATGATTTGACGATCATTGGCTATCTAGCATACTTGGATCCGCCTAAAGAGACTACCAAGGAAGCCTTAGAGGATTTAAAGAACGATAATGTCGACGTGAAAATTTTTACTGGTGATAACGAAGCAGTTACACGTGCGATCGCATTGCAGGTGGGTTTAAACGTCGATACGGTTTATGATGGAAAACAGATCGATGAAGCCAGTCCGGAAGAATTAAAAGAAATCGTGGAAAAATGTGATATTTTTGTTCATTTGACGCCAGAACTGCGGGTAAAGATTATTAACGCATTGAAGACCAACGGTCATACTGTCGGTTATATGGGCGATGGCAATAAAGACGCTTTAGCGATGAAAGTGGCGGATGTGACGGTAACTTCGAATAGCTCGGTTGATATCACTAAAGAATCTGCTGATATTGTATTTGAACAAAAAGATTTGCAGCTGCTTGAAGAAATGATCATGGTCGGCAGAAAAGTCTTTTCTAATACGATGAAGTATATTAAAACATTCTTGGTTACCAATATGGGCAGTATTATCGCAATGGCTGTTTCTTCCTTACTGTTGCCGTTTTTGCCACTTTTACCATTGCAGGTTCTAATTTTAAATTTGCTTTTTAGTCTAAGTTGTTTAGTTATCCCCTTTGACAGTGTTTCAGAAAATTATGTCAAAAAACCCCAAAAGTGGTCAATCAGGATGTGGCCAAAATTTGTCTTAAACTTTGGTCCAATTCCGGCAATTGTTGACTTTATTGCGATGGCGTTAATGTTTTACGTAATTTGTCCTTACTTGGTTGGCTCTAATTACCACCACTGGGTCTTCATTTCTTTGTTCTATTCTGGAATTTTTGTGGAATCTCTGTGGACTAGGGTAATGATTATTCATACTTTAAGAGATGAGCGTTTCCCATTTCTTAAACAACATGCAACGCCAATTGTCTTTTTGGTAACTTTTGGTTTGGCAATTTTAGGGACTATGTTGCCTTCATCTAGTATTGCTCCAAGTTTAGGGTTAACTCAATTACCATTTAGTTATTGGGCTGTAGTCCTTTTGTTAGAAGTAATTTATATTTTATTGACAACTTTGGTAAAACATTTATATTTGAGAAAAGAAAAATTTTAG